Proteins from a single region of Streptomyces glaucescens:
- a CDS encoding sensor histidine kinase, with amino-acid sequence MVRLLSPLLRGTTYTRLLHLWVPVLLVSVWLFIDMARPWVPALMMVPVGLIPATRRGEGLQARFMLTPDEPDSGISTAPSATWGDRLRTVVWLEARMLLGALTVFLTVWMPVFAVDLAEASLGRQQLDNPVLRITEPHWGYAFLAPLPLVVMAAAVVGLGELITVLARGLLGPSAAERLAALEERTEQLLERTRIARELHDSIGHALTVAVVQAGAARAAGDPAFTRRALGAIEETGRAALEDLDRVLGILREAGRPASSRPTLAEADRLLQSARASGTKVEAEFHGPLEEVPGPVSREGYRILQEALTNVLRHAGGVPARVRVAVAQGRLDLEVRNPLPTAVPGPGRGSGLRGIRERAALLGGRARTGPDAGDWQVHVELPLG; translated from the coding sequence ATGGTCCGCCTCCTCAGCCCGCTGCTGCGCGGGACGACGTACACGCGACTGCTGCACCTGTGGGTCCCGGTGCTGCTGGTCAGCGTGTGGTTGTTCATCGACATGGCGCGGCCGTGGGTGCCCGCCCTGATGATGGTGCCCGTGGGGCTGATCCCCGCCACGCGGCGGGGCGAAGGGCTCCAGGCCCGGTTCATGCTCACGCCGGACGAGCCGGACTCGGGCATCTCCACGGCGCCGTCGGCGACCTGGGGCGACCGGCTGCGCACCGTGGTGTGGCTGGAGGCCCGGATGCTGCTGGGCGCGCTCACCGTCTTCCTGACGGTCTGGATGCCCGTCTTCGCCGTGGACCTGGCCGAGGCGTCGCTCGGCCGGCAGCAGCTCGACAATCCGGTCCTGCGGATCACCGAACCGCACTGGGGCTACGCCTTCCTGGCTCCCCTCCCCCTGGTCGTGATGGCCGCGGCGGTGGTGGGCCTCGGCGAGCTGATCACCGTGCTCGCGCGCGGGCTGCTCGGGCCGTCGGCGGCCGAGCGGCTGGCGGCCCTGGAGGAGCGCACCGAGCAGCTGCTGGAGCGCACCCGCATCGCGCGGGAGCTGCACGACTCCATCGGGCACGCGCTGACCGTGGCGGTGGTGCAGGCGGGCGCCGCGCGGGCGGCGGGAGATCCGGCGTTCACTCGGCGGGCGCTCGGCGCGATCGAGGAGACCGGGCGGGCCGCGCTGGAGGACCTCGACCGGGTGCTGGGCATCCTGCGGGAGGCGGGGCGCCCGGCGAGCAGCCGGCCGACGCTCGCCGAGGCGGACCGGCTGCTCCAGTCCGCGCGGGCCTCCGGGACGAAGGTCGAGGCGGAGTTCCACGGGCCGCTCGAGGAGGTTCCCGGCCCGGTCTCCCGGGAGGGCTACCGCATCCTCCAGGAGGCGCTCACCAATGTGCTGCGGCACGCGGGCGGCGTCCCCGCGCGGGTGCGGGTCGCCGTCGCGCAGGGGCGGCTCGACCTGGAGGTCCGCAATCCGCTGCCGACGGCGGTGCCCGGGCCGGGCCGGGGCAGCGGCCTGCGCGGGATACGGGAGCGGGCGGCGCTGCTCGGGGGGCGGGCGCGCACGGGCCCCGACGCCGGTGACTGGCAGGTGCACGTCGAGCTGCCGCTCGGCTGA
- a CDS encoding response regulator transcription factor codes for MPPITVLLVDDEPLVRAGLRAVLEAQPDLEVAGEAADGAAVIPLVRQLRPDVVAMDVRMPLLDGIEATRAVLRTVPDPPKILVVTTFENDEYVYEALRAGADGFLLKRARPAEIVHAVRLVAEGESLLFPASVRQLAAEYGDGGGNPAARAALERAQLTEREAQVLRLMTRGLSNAEIAGRLVVGTETVKSHVSAVLAKLGARDRTQAVIAAYESGFVSPG; via the coding sequence GTGCCGCCGATCACCGTTCTGCTCGTCGACGACGAACCGCTCGTCCGCGCGGGCCTGCGTGCCGTTCTGGAGGCGCAGCCCGACCTGGAGGTGGCCGGGGAGGCCGCCGACGGGGCCGCGGTGATCCCGCTGGTGCGGCAACTGCGGCCGGACGTGGTCGCCATGGACGTGCGGATGCCGCTGCTGGACGGGATCGAGGCCACCCGCGCGGTGCTGCGCACCGTGCCGGACCCGCCGAAGATCCTGGTCGTCACGACGTTCGAGAACGACGAGTACGTCTACGAGGCGCTGCGGGCCGGGGCCGACGGGTTCCTGCTGAAGCGGGCCCGCCCCGCGGAGATCGTGCACGCGGTGCGGCTGGTCGCGGAGGGCGAGTCGCTGCTGTTCCCGGCGTCCGTGCGGCAGCTCGCCGCCGAGTACGGCGACGGCGGCGGGAACCCGGCGGCACGGGCCGCGCTGGAGCGGGCGCAGCTCACCGAGCGGGAGGCGCAGGTGCTGCGGCTGATGACGCGCGGTCTGTCGAACGCGGAGATCGCGGGGCGGCTGGTCGTCGGCACGGAGACGGTGAAGTCCCATGTCAGCGCGGTGCTGGCGAAGCTCGGGGCGCGGGACCGCACGCAGGCGGTGATCGCGGCCTACGAGTCCGGGTTCGTCTCCCCCGGCTGA
- a CDS encoding ROK family transcriptional regulator encodes MAGLTGGDPSLLRRINSAVVLHALRATDCATLTEITRVTGLSRPTVEGVVEGLIEAGLVVEKAAEEGAARRQGRPARRFRFRAEAGHLLGLEIGPHRVAALLADLDGKVLGAQAKDVSETAPADERLERLRTAVAELLRRAGVSRGSLRAVGVASPGIVEADGTVRLGTALPGWTGLRLGERLSRSFKCPVLVENDANAAAVAEHWKGSATGSDDVVFVLAGLSPGAGALIGGRLHRGYGGAAGEIGALHLLGREVTPETLLSTTDEPLHPLDEQQVAEVFARAREGDQRARAAVDRFIRRLVHDVAALVLALDPELVVIGGWAAGLDGVLDPLRRELARYCLRPPKVTLSLLGEAAVAMGALRLALDHVEEQLFAVEGTVTARR; translated from the coding sequence TTGGCGGGGCTGACCGGCGGGGATCCCTCGCTGCTGCGAAGGATCAATTCCGCGGTGGTGCTGCACGCACTGCGTGCCACGGACTGCGCGACGCTGACCGAGATCACCCGGGTCACCGGACTGTCCCGGCCGACCGTCGAGGGCGTCGTCGAAGGGCTCATCGAGGCCGGCCTGGTCGTCGAGAAGGCCGCGGAGGAGGGCGCCGCCCGGCGGCAGGGGCGGCCCGCCCGGCGGTTCCGGTTCCGGGCCGAGGCCGGTCATCTGCTGGGCCTGGAGATCGGGCCGCACCGGGTCGCCGCGCTCCTCGCCGACCTGGACGGGAAGGTGCTCGGCGCGCAGGCCAAGGACGTCTCCGAGACGGCTCCGGCCGACGAGCGGCTGGAGCGGCTGCGGACGGCGGTCGCCGAACTGCTGCGCCGCGCGGGGGTCTCCCGGGGCTCGCTGCGCGCGGTGGGGGTCGCGTCACCGGGCATCGTGGAGGCGGACGGCACGGTGCGGCTGGGCACGGCGCTGCCCGGCTGGACGGGGCTTCGGCTCGGCGAGCGGCTGAGCCGGTCCTTCAAGTGCCCGGTGCTGGTGGAGAACGACGCCAACGCGGCGGCCGTCGCCGAGCACTGGAAGGGTTCGGCGACCGGGTCCGACGACGTGGTGTTCGTGCTGGCCGGGCTGAGCCCGGGCGCCGGGGCGCTGATCGGGGGGCGGCTGCACCGGGGGTACGGCGGGGCGGCCGGGGAGATCGGGGCGCTGCATCTGCTGGGCCGGGAGGTGACGCCGGAGACGCTGCTGTCCACCACGGACGAGCCGCTGCACCCGCTGGACGAGCAGCAGGTCGCCGAGGTGTTCGCGCGGGCCCGCGAGGGCGACCAGCGGGCCCGCGCGGCGGTCGACCGGTTCATCCGGCGGCTGGTCCACGACGTGGCCGCGCTGGTGCTGGCGCTCGACCCGGAGCTGGTGGTGATCGGCGGCTGGGCGGCGGGGCTGGACGGTGTCCTCGATCCGCTCCGCCGCGAGCTGGCCCGCTACTGCCTGCGCCCGCCGAAGGTCACCCTCTCCTTGCTGGGCGAGGCGGCCGTCGCGATGGGCGCCCTGCGGCTCGCCCTCGACCATGTGGAGGAGCAGCTCTTCGCGGTCGAGGGGACGGTGACGGCCCGCCGCTGA
- a CDS encoding GntR family transcriptional regulator, with product MGTTQLETVPEPKYWHLKTVLTEALDSEFSVGEILPNERELAARFGVARATLRQALEQLELEGRLQRRRGVGTTVAPPRVGVAVGTEQHAWPGTPGDDAWQAVDCTTEVPPAAVAAALETGPDEAVHTVRRTRMTHGQPVATEVLHIPAASVPDLTAIDAPSGPARARAVLRELQRLELEGRDSAVELGSARADDAKQLDRLPGAPVLVVTTRFFAGGRTAALSVATYRADTCRLTFGDAGGVEIHPDPERRAS from the coding sequence GTGGGGACCACGCAACTGGAAACGGTGCCGGAACCGAAGTACTGGCATCTCAAGACCGTGCTCACCGAGGCACTGGACTCCGAGTTCTCGGTCGGTGAGATCCTGCCCAACGAGCGCGAGCTGGCCGCCCGCTTCGGGGTCGCGCGCGCGACCCTCCGCCAGGCCCTGGAACAGCTCGAACTGGAGGGCCGGCTGCAGCGCCGCCGCGGGGTCGGGACGACCGTGGCGCCGCCGCGCGTCGGCGTCGCCGTCGGCACCGAGCAGCACGCCTGGCCCGGCACGCCGGGGGACGACGCCTGGCAGGCCGTCGACTGCACCACCGAGGTCCCGCCCGCCGCCGTCGCCGCCGCCCTGGAGACCGGACCCGACGAGGCGGTGCACACCGTCCGCCGCACCCGGATGACCCACGGCCAGCCGGTCGCGACCGAAGTGCTCCACATCCCCGCGGCTTCCGTGCCCGACCTCACCGCCATCGACGCGCCGTCCGGACCGGCACGCGCGCGTGCGGTACTGCGCGAGCTCCAGCGGCTGGAGCTCGAAGGACGCGACAGCGCCGTCGAGCTGGGCTCGGCCCGCGCGGACGACGCCAAGCAGCTGGACCGGCTGCCGGGCGCCCCCGTCCTCGTCGTCACCACCCGCTTCTTCGCCGGGGGCCGCACCGCCGCGCTCTCCGTGGCCACCTACCGCGCGGACACCTGCCGGCTGACCTTCGGCGACGCGGGCGGCGTCGAGATCCACCCGGATCCGGAGCGCCGGGCGTCCTGA
- a CDS encoding RNA polymerase sigma-70 factor, giving the protein MTTDTATDVFEEHRPLLMGVAYRMLGRVADAEDVVQDAWLRWAGADRSEVREPRAYLVRITTRLAVDRLRQIKARDETYVGPWLPEPYVTAYEDTVPDAAERALLADSVSLAVLVVLESLSPLERAVFVLREAFGYPYADIAALLDRGEPAVRQMAGRARRHVDERRSRYDVDPAQRRDLTERFLAAAEGGDLAGLMALLAPDVRLVGDSGGKSRAPLRILRSADKVGRFLIGAAGKRGPMSFRILEVNGGPALLAMDGDRPDSVFQLDVLDGRVQSVYIVRNPDKLRSFTAGA; this is encoded by the coding sequence GTGACCACCGACACCGCCACCGACGTCTTCGAAGAACACCGCCCCCTCCTCATGGGGGTCGCCTACCGCATGCTCGGCCGGGTGGCCGACGCGGAGGACGTGGTCCAGGACGCCTGGCTGCGCTGGGCCGGCGCCGACCGGAGCGAGGTGCGCGAGCCGCGCGCCTACCTGGTGCGGATCACCACCCGCCTCGCCGTCGACCGGCTCCGCCAGATCAAGGCGCGCGACGAGACCTACGTCGGCCCCTGGCTGCCCGAGCCGTACGTCACCGCCTACGAGGACACCGTCCCGGACGCCGCCGAGCGCGCCCTGCTCGCCGACTCCGTCTCCCTCGCCGTACTCGTCGTCCTGGAGTCGCTGTCGCCGCTGGAGCGCGCGGTGTTCGTGCTCCGCGAGGCCTTCGGCTACCCGTACGCCGACATCGCGGCCCTGCTCGACCGCGGCGAGCCGGCCGTGCGGCAGATGGCGGGCCGGGCCCGCAGGCACGTCGACGAGCGGCGGTCCCGCTACGACGTCGACCCGGCCCAGCGCCGCGACCTCACCGAACGCTTCCTCGCCGCCGCCGAGGGGGGCGATCTGGCCGGCCTGATGGCGCTGCTCGCGCCCGACGTGCGGCTCGTCGGCGACAGCGGCGGCAAGTCCCGGGCGCCGCTGCGGATCCTGCGGAGCGCCGACAAGGTGGGCCGCTTCCTCATCGGTGCCGCCGGGAAGCGCGGCCCGATGTCCTTCCGGATCCTGGAGGTCAACGGCGGGCCCGCCCTCCTCGCGATGGACGGCGACCGGCCCGACTCCGTGTTCCAGCTCGACGTCCTCGACGGGCGCGTCCAGTCCGTCTACATCGTGCGCAACCCCGACAAGCTGCGGTCCTTCACCGCCGGCGCCTGA
- a CDS encoding alpha/beta fold hydrolase, with translation MSATVSFEVPTPSGPRPMTVSYTRAGDGESLLLLHGIGHHRQAWDPVIPVLAKERDVIAVDLPGFGESPALPDGLAHDLPTMTAVLTALCAALGLQRPHVAGNSLGGLLALELGRAGAVRSVTALSPAGFWSEAERRYAFGVLSAMRGIARRTPPSVVERLAPSAAGRTLLTSTIYARPARRPAAAVVAETRALAQAPGFTETLRSGRSVRWTEDVPGLPVTVAWGSRDRLLVPRQGVRAKTVIPRARLVRLPGCGHVPMNDDPALVARVLLDGSRQEPAGAGRPDA, from the coding sequence ATGTCCGCCACCGTCTCCTTCGAGGTCCCCACTCCCTCCGGACCCCGGCCCATGACCGTCTCGTACACGCGCGCGGGCGACGGCGAATCGCTGCTCCTGCTGCACGGCATCGGCCACCACCGGCAGGCCTGGGACCCGGTGATCCCCGTGCTGGCCAAGGAGCGCGACGTGATCGCCGTCGACCTGCCCGGCTTCGGGGAGTCCCCCGCGCTCCCGGACGGACTGGCGCACGACCTGCCGACGATGACGGCCGTGCTCACCGCGCTGTGCGCGGCGCTGGGGCTTCAGCGGCCGCACGTGGCGGGCAACTCGCTGGGCGGACTGCTGGCACTGGAGCTCGGCCGCGCGGGCGCGGTCCGTTCGGTGACGGCGCTGTCCCCGGCCGGTTTCTGGTCGGAGGCCGAGCGGCGCTACGCCTTCGGCGTGCTGTCGGCCATGCGCGGCATCGCCCGCCGCACGCCCCCGTCGGTGGTCGAGCGGCTGGCGCCGTCCGCGGCCGGCCGGACCCTGCTGACGAGCACCATCTACGCCCGCCCGGCACGCCGCCCGGCCGCGGCGGTGGTGGCCGAGACCCGGGCGCTGGCCCAGGCGCCGGGCTTCACGGAGACCCTGCGCTCGGGCCGCTCCGTCCGGTGGACCGAGGATGTGCCGGGCCTGCCGGTCACCGTCGCGTGGGGCAGCCGCGACCGGCTGCTCGTGCCCCGGCAGGGCGTCCGCGCCAAGACCGTCATCCCACGGGCCCGGCTGGTCCGGCTGCCCGGCTGCGGGCACGTCCCGATGAACGACGACCCGGCACTGGTCGCCCGCGTCCTGCTCGACGGCAGCCGCCAGGAGCCCGCGGGAGCCGGGCGGCCGGACGCGTGA
- a CDS encoding DMT family transporter, with product MNATTRGCLLAALACVLVGGSFTANSLLGDYPYAGGQFLRYTLACLLLVPLAGPGAAARLRSLAPRQWARLALLAAVGMVGFNLAVLAAERTAEPAVPGVLVGCAPVVVAVLVPLLDGRRPRRAVLSGALLVAVGAFTVQGWGRTDGAGLGWSVCALAGEVGFAVLAVPVLRPLGPRLLSATVCGVAALESAAAGLLLDGTGWLRRPDATETTALLWQAAIVTVIGFVCWYMGMQRIGAERATLFSGLIPVAAACTAPLVGTGSYGLAQAVGSALVGAGVALGSGAPGRAARPRSLPVDEGARPLAHERE from the coding sequence ATGAACGCCACCACCCGCGGCTGCCTGCTCGCCGCGCTCGCCTGCGTCCTCGTCGGAGGATCCTTCACCGCCAACAGCCTCCTCGGCGACTACCCGTACGCCGGCGGCCAGTTCCTGCGCTACACCCTCGCCTGCCTGCTCCTCGTCCCGCTGGCCGGTCCCGGCGCCGCCGCCCGGCTGCGCTCCCTCGCCCCCCGGCAGTGGGCACGCCTCGCGCTGCTCGCGGCCGTCGGCATGGTCGGTTTCAACCTGGCGGTCCTGGCGGCGGAACGCACCGCCGAACCCGCCGTGCCGGGCGTCCTCGTGGGCTGCGCGCCCGTCGTCGTCGCCGTGCTCGTCCCGCTGCTGGACGGCAGGCGGCCCCGGCGGGCGGTGCTGTCCGGGGCGTTGCTCGTCGCCGTCGGCGCCTTCACCGTCCAGGGCTGGGGCCGCACCGACGGCGCCGGACTCGGCTGGTCGGTGTGCGCGCTGGCCGGCGAGGTCGGCTTCGCGGTCCTCGCCGTCCCCGTGCTGCGCCCGCTGGGGCCGCGCCTGCTGTCCGCCACGGTGTGCGGCGTCGCCGCGCTGGAGTCGGCCGCGGCCGGACTCCTGCTGGACGGCACCGGCTGGCTGCGCCGTCCCGACGCCACCGAGACCACCGCCCTGCTGTGGCAGGCGGCGATCGTCACCGTCATCGGCTTCGTCTGCTGGTACATGGGCATGCAGCGGATCGGCGCGGAGCGCGCCACGCTGTTCTCCGGGCTGATCCCCGTCGCCGCCGCCTGCACCGCCCCGCTCGTCGGCACCGGCTCCTACGGCCTCGCCCAGGCCGTGGGCAGCGCCCTGGTCGGTGCGGGAGTCGCGCTGGGCTCCGGAGCGCCGGGGCGGGCCGCACGGCCGCGGTCGCTGCCCGTCGACGAGGGGGCGCGCCCGCTCGCACACGAGCGGGAGTGA
- a CDS encoding PLP-dependent aminotransferase family protein: protein MTVSRTNSLPPGGREGGSAAWEVLLPAASAPVRSRGRALQAALREAVRSGRLAAGTRLPSSRDLAADLGVSRGLVTEAYEQLTAEGYLRSGRGAGTWVGEAARAARPRARDLAPRAAGARADFVPGTPDVSLFPRAAWAAAHRQELAELPHRGLGYPDPRGLPRLRTALAALLARRRGVVADPERIVVVSGVTQAISLVCGTLRARGAGGIGVEDPGSPQHDDVYAAAGISAVPLPLDEEGLAPGPLRDAGVRAVVTTPAHQYPTGIGYSARRRAELLDWARSVDGLVLEDDYDGDFRYDRAPVGALQGLDPERVAYTGSVSKSLAPGLRLGWLVVPGWLAEDVVRRKRAVDLGHPSVDQAVFARFLERGDYDRQLRRCQRAYRERRDALVAALEEHFPGAGVSGIAAGLHVIVTLPERYGPQKTFLARMAGAGVAVRPLSDCRYRPDGDPGRAGAVRLVVGYAHLSPGRIREGVRLMAEAA, encoded by the coding sequence ATGACGGTGTCCCGGACCAATTCGCTTCCCCCCGGCGGCCGGGAGGGCGGCTCGGCCGCCTGGGAGGTGCTGTTGCCGGCCGCCTCGGCACCGGTGCGGTCGAGGGGCCGGGCCCTGCAGGCGGCGCTGCGGGAGGCGGTGCGCTCCGGGCGGCTGGCGGCGGGGACGCGGCTGCCGTCGAGCCGGGACCTCGCCGCGGACCTCGGGGTGTCGCGCGGGCTGGTCACGGAGGCGTACGAGCAGCTGACGGCGGAGGGGTACCTGCGCAGCGGCCGGGGGGCGGGGACCTGGGTGGGCGAGGCCGCGCGGGCGGCCCGCCCGCGCGCGCGGGACCTCGCGCCGCGCGCCGCCGGCGCGCGGGCCGACTTCGTGCCCGGGACGCCGGACGTGTCGCTGTTCCCGCGCGCGGCCTGGGCGGCGGCGCACCGGCAGGAGCTCGCCGAGCTGCCGCACCGCGGGCTCGGTTACCCCGACCCGCGCGGTCTGCCCCGGCTGCGCACGGCGCTGGCCGCCCTGCTGGCCCGGCGGCGCGGTGTGGTCGCGGACCCGGAGCGGATCGTGGTGGTCTCGGGGGTGACCCAGGCGATCTCGCTGGTCTGCGGCACGCTGCGGGCGCGCGGTGCGGGCGGGATCGGGGTCGAGGACCCGGGCAGCCCGCAGCACGACGACGTGTACGCCGCCGCCGGGATCTCCGCCGTGCCGCTGCCGCTGGACGAGGAGGGGCTGGCTCCGGGCCCGCTGCGCGACGCGGGCGTGCGGGCCGTCGTGACCACTCCGGCGCACCAGTACCCCACCGGCATCGGCTACTCCGCGCGGCGCCGCGCCGAACTCCTCGACTGGGCGCGGTCGGTGGACGGCCTGGTGCTCGAGGACGACTACGACGGCGACTTCCGTTACGACCGGGCCCCGGTCGGCGCGCTCCAGGGCCTGGACCCGGAGCGGGTCGCCTACACGGGCTCGGTGAGCAAGTCCCTGGCGCCCGGGCTGCGGCTGGGCTGGCTCGTGGTGCCCGGGTGGCTGGCCGAGGACGTCGTCCGGCGCAAGCGGGCCGTCGACCTCGGCCATCCCAGTGTCGACCAGGCGGTGTTCGCCCGGTTCCTGGAGCGTGGCGACTACGACCGCCAGCTGCGCCGCTGCCAGCGGGCCTACCGGGAGCGGCGGGACGCGCTCGTCGCCGCCCTGGAGGAGCACTTCCCCGGCGCCGGGGTGTCCGGGATCGCCGCCGGTCTGCACGTCATCGTCACACTGCCCGAGCGGTACGGCCCGCAGAAGACCTTCCTCGCGCGCATGGCCGGTGCCGGGGTCGCCGTACGCCCGCTGTCGGACTGCCGGTACCGGCCGGACGGTGATCCGGGGCGGGCCGGGGCCGTACGGCTGGTGGTGGGGTACGCGCACCTGTCGCCGGGCCGGATCCGGGAGGGGGTCCGGCTGATGGCCGAGGCGGCGTGA